One Phaseolus vulgaris cultivar G19833 chromosome 4, P. vulgaris v2.0, whole genome shotgun sequence DNA window includes the following coding sequences:
- the LOC137838237 gene encoding putative calcium-binding protein CML23 — MDKVSQYVCVFNHFDENGDGKISASELRQCVEAIGGKLSWKEAESLVEVLDSDKDGLVGLDDFVRFVEEVEEEEKVEDLREAFKMYEMEGCGCITPKSLKRMLGRLGECKSIDECQGMIARFDLNGDGVLTFDEFRVMML; from the coding sequence ATGGACAAGGTGAGTCAATATGTGTGTGTTTTCAACCACTTTGATGAGAATGGAGACGGGAAGATATCAGCGTCGGAGCTGCGGCAGTGCGTGGAGGCGATCGGCGGGAAGTTGTCGTGGAAGGAGGCGGAGAGCTTGGTGGAAGTTCTGGACTCGGACAAGGACGGGCTGGTGGGGTTGGATGATTTTGTGAGGTTTGTGGAGGAAGTGGAAGAGGAAGAGAAGGTGGAAGACCTGAGAGAGGCCTTTAAGATGTATGAAATGGAGGGGTGTGGTTGCATCACACCAAAGAGTCTCAAGAGAATGCTTGGGAGATTGGGGGAGTGCAAGAGCATAGATGAGTGTCAAGGAATGATAGCTAGATTTGACCTTAATGGGGATGGGGTTCTCACTTTTGATGAATTTAGGGTTATGATGTTGTAA